The DNA window TATTCTTCTTATGAaacttttttttgatatttactACAATAAGTTCAATTTTGAATAGTGCTATGAGTCTTTGTTCAGCAGCCTGTACCAGACTACTATATATGTTAGTTATTGATATAATATTCATTACGTTGTCTTTCACTTAATGTAGGTCAGCCTCACAATGAACATAACAGCTGATTTACAGTCATTGTTCACATGGAACACAAAGCAGGTAAGTTATTTGATAATGCTTTGCAGTTCTCTTAGTTAATGATATTGCGGTCATTTTAAATCAGAGAAGTCATTTTTTTCGTGTGTAGTGGCAGGCCATCCGGGTCTCCCAATAAATGTATAATCTCTACGCTTTTGTTTCGATTGTGTCATGTAATGATTATGCTTACTAGTAAGATATGTTGCATATTTCATTGATTGAGAGATTAGTTTGGTCGCATATGTAAACCAAGCTACCCATAATGATAGTAATGCTGTATTGATTTTTGGAATTTCTCGTTAGTTATTTTAGAAGGCTGTTTCCAAATTATGCATTAATAACTAAGATCTTTCTCGAACATGTAAAGTGATCTCATATTCTCATTACAATATGTGGCAGGTTTTTGTATTCTTAGCTGCAGAGTATCCAACCTCAAAGAATGCCTTGAATCAGGTACCTTAAGTTTAGCAATTAAGTAGGTCCTGCTTCATTCATTTATGTGGACGTGTATGATTATAAACTCAAATTTAACTTGTTGTAACTTGTGTAGCAGTCTAGAATCAGTTTACCCTTTGCATATATCTTGGTACTATtacacatacatacatattAGTATCTTGAAGTAAGGTCATTTCAATTGCTTTTGCATTCTGTGGAGATTTATGACTGAtgcttaaaaatattatttgcaATTTGTATTAGATTTCACTTTGGGATGCTATCATACCGGCCAAAGAGCAGGCCAAATTTTGGATTCAGACCGCAAACAAGTATCGTTTTGTTGACCAGGTATGCTTGTGTATGACATCCTTCAGTTGTACAGTCCAGACATACATGTGAGCTGGCTTTGGATTTTCTCTTGTTATGGTAACTGATACCTAAACATTATCACATAATGTGCAGGGAAGCAATCTTCGTGGTAAGGAATTCAATTTCACTTTGCATTGGCATGTAATGCCCAAGACCGGCAAAATGTTTGCCGACAAACTAGTCATGTCTGGATACCGCTTACCTCAGGAATACAGACGAAGGACTTGATGTTTTCAATGTACTTTGCAGCTCTAACTTGAGCGGTCTTAATATCCGATGATAAAATTCAGGCAAATCAAAAATTAGATACACAAATTTTTGTTATTGGCAGAGAAGGTGATTAATATTTGGAATTTTGAGTAGTTTGTCATCTTCTTATTGTCCTTTTTTCAAGGGCCATTCTAGATTTCAAGAACCACGATCAAGACTATAGATAAGCAGTTAAAGAAAACTTATGATGCTGATGATGGAGAATGGCTAAAGAAGTTCAGGAAATTAGGGGAAAAGCTACAATTACAATTCTTTGtttttattcatatttaaataaataatcgtAATTCTATAgaattgttatttataattttttgtagAAATTCTACTCTGATAAATTAaagaatagctattctattttttttaagaatgattATTCCATTTCTTAAGAATGAGTCAATGACTATTCTATTTCATATGTATTCTATGCTGCGAATCAAATGTAATTTTAGGGTTTTACATGCTGGACTGCCTAAGATTTTGAAATTCATGGCACAATAGTTCATGGTAGTCTTCGGGATTTTACCTATGCGAAAAGCAAACATAATCTATTATGCGCGAGAGTTCTCCTGATTATTCTCATCGGAGATTCATTTCCCTTTCTTTCAGTTTCAAGCTAATTTACTACATATTTCAATTGTCGTAATGTATTAACGAATAATAGAAACTTTAATTGTTTTAACAAGCAAGACGAAactttaatctttttaattagcAAGACGGTTTTAATTCGTCGTTGGTTCAATTTTGCTCAAACccgttatatataatatattggaataacaaaaatacaaaacagaAACAACAAAGTTCTGGATATTAAAATTCTAGTGATAATGCtcataatagtaaaaaaaagaaattagtaTTCATTAAATACTAATAATCTTTAGTCAAGAGATTAGACATTGTTAAAAGAATACTACAAAGTTGGTGAAACTTTGTATTATAAAACGTTAACGGAGATTGCAATGCACCATATTTCTTGAATGAATCCTCACAAGTCTGTGAATCCGTGATCGACGCCGTTACCAATTTATTAACATGAACATAATCTCTAGTAGCCACAGCTTTCATTGAATCTTCTAATTTAGCAATTACACCCTGGTAAATCTTGGTGCAATCACTTAAACCTTGCTTAATAATTTTATCCTCTTTAGATTTAGAAATTTTACCAATCCTTTTTTCTATTTCACCACCCGCTAAAACCGCCATTTTTAACGCGAAAATGGTTAGTTTTGGTAATTCTTGAACAGTTTCTGGGGCTGTTTTTAGCTCCACAATGCATAATTCCCTGTAGAGGGTTTGCTCGCAAGTATTGGTGATTAGCTCTGAAAGTTGGTGCGTAGGAACTGCCAAAAGTAAAATTAAGAAAAGGATTGGTATAGACATTTTTAAGATTTTGGTTAAATTTGAAGGTTAAAAAAGTTGAGGGATTTTAAGGTGGTGGTTTTTAAGTACTAAAGAGATGGATATAATTGGGGGATGGTTTGTTTAATCTACGTAATTAGAGGTTGACCATACAAGAAAAGTTCTTAATTTGGTCATTCTGTTGgttattattgttaatttgaTAGCCTTGACTTAACAATTGCTGGCATTTGTTGTTGTTGGTTATAAACTTATTTTCATCAAAAGTTTAAGagtttgtgtttattttttgtgatttttagataaagttaagaaaataaaatattttcttcaataacaaaaattataatttcatatcTTCAATATACAGTCTATTTGATacatacaaaaaataatttctaaaatatataaatttaattaaagttgataattattttaagaaCTAGTGTCTTGAAAATAGTTATATTTTACAAGTGAGATCATTTTAATTGATACTTTCAAAATCACACTTATTAGCCTGATTTCGTAGTTGTTGTGTCAATTATggccatttttaaaaataattttaacttttatcaCATGTTAGTCATGTCATAATTAAGTTAACATGTTTTAATTACAAAAGTTTACATGTCAATATGTCATTTGAAAATCTAGTTGAAAGTAATCTAAATGTCAGTTGGTCAATTTTAACTTTGAATTAAAGGTCACAAATAGTTCAGTACGATTTTTAAATGACATGTCAGCATTTTTGACTAAAATATGTTGAGACGGCATTGACACCGGTGACACATTGGATAATTtgagattatttttaaaatatgaaataccAAATTGGGAAAAATGTGGTTTTTGAAagtatctatatctatctatattctatatacttatataattgagaggaccaacagaGCCCTCTCATTCAATCTCACCAAAAGGAGCTCTCTTATTCATTCTCACCAAATGAAGCAATATCATTAGTTCCCACTATTTTAAAATacgtattttaatttaattaatttaactaatatttttgTATGACTTTCAATCTATACCAAACTCCTTATGCACATACACTATATATATCATCGAAGTATGACTTCTAATTTATATCAAACTCATAATCAACATAACCTATATCAATATCATCTATTTACTCTCCTCTTTGGATTTTAAGCCGTCCCAATTTTATATGCAGGCAGCAAATGTAAGTTTAATCTTCTAAGGATCTATTGATGCTTTGATAATACCTTGCAATAatttgttgaattattatattgtatttattttcttttttataattattgtatATATTATTAGATGATCattaatgttgttttttttaaggaagTGATCAACGttgttattaattgtttttcataCTGCAGGTTTGTATTTTCTGAGTTAGAAGGAGTGATGGACTCATGAAATTTATTGcagaatttatattttgtaaatcaATTGTTTTTATCATTTAGCTATTTGTACCATGATTATGTCTTCAGTTGTTTAGTATCTATACTTCGACCAATATCAAGGGACCTTAATCAACTTGCagtgtattttatatttttaaaagattttagatttgtatttttatctaatttttatatttcaataaataacaTATCTGTGTTTTTTTTGGGTCCTAATATGATCAACAAAGAGTTTTATAAGCAGATTAATTATAAGCCTGTCACAATacatttaattagaattattgtatttataggtttagtttttagtattgaaatcaaacttttcaattaGAGTCCTATCAAGTCTGTGTTACAATTAATTAGTTTCTTACTAACGaatttgtgtattttttaacttagactcctattaaatgtaaaaagtgaaaaataaatgTGGTTTTTGATGAAATTATCAGAAGAAAATTATTGaagaaataaagataaaattttgataaaaaaatagttaaaaatataaaatgtagagacaattcatcatttaaattattaaattatatttttattttcttacaagtttacacattaaaatttttagttttagaaattattaatttaatttttgaaaaaaataattataatttaaattgtatataaattgagccgcgcaaatgcgcgggatTACAACTaatctatatatctatatacttatataattgagaggaccaaccgAGCCTTCTCATTGATTCCTACAAAGTAGAgccctctcattgattctcaccaaatagagcattttcatagtctccaatttttttaaactacttaacttttattattagatagttatcattaattattaatttaatagattattagataattatcattaatttttaatttaatagataGTTAATCTAATAGAACAGAGATTGTGTTCATCCTAAACATGTAAGTCTATTTCTATATAAACTCTCTTAAGAGTTAACTCATGGACTTTGCATATTTTTATATTCTCACGGTTCTTCTCTTATGAATGTGTTTCAAGTTTAGTAATTTATGAACTTCTCATATTTACTGAAGGAGAAAAGGAAGGGGATGAGAGACAAAGTGGAGCTATTGCTACAATGGAAGCAAGCAAGTATATACTATTTGGTTCAAGCAGATTTAATTCAGGAATAGGCATGGAGGTAAATAAGGTTTATGTAGTGAAAATATGTCATATATTCACATGTTCTCTCATTAGCAGTTCagatttatttaactttttcgTAGCATAAATATTGTCGGATTTCTTCTTCCGATACAAGACTATTGTCAAAGAaagtttgagaaaaaaaatgcaTTAGGAATTTTCAAGACATGAAAAATATACAACAAAAGTGAACAAAAAAACATGACTATATAAAAAGGAAATTTCAACAAATTACAAATCATTTAGTGCCCATGTAATATAATTAAGATttgaaatattgaaatttattaaatcatcacactattttaaacttttcttacAATTCATCTCTTTTAATCTCAAATTGAAAGAACAAAAATTACAGTTgtcttttaaattaaagagtttgttTCAGTTACATTATAAATTGAGgtaatttgattttgatattcaaaaagAGAATTTTTAGAATGATTTGAAGATATAGTTATGTTAATTtggttttatattttgaaaataaaaagacatATAGCTATTGGGTTCACCATCACCGTTGGCTGAATAAGCCTTCATTTTAAGTAAATTTTCATAATGACAAACAAAAGCAGAAGTTACATTACAGTTTGATAAACACCGCCTCTTCTTATTTGGTATAGTATTTTCATATGCTTTTTtttcggctaataatcacccatggcacctcaactttaggggtacgggcgctaaaccccctgaagtttaaaaacgggcaCTAAACCCCCCTAaactttgtgtcggcgctcactaaaccccttttggacgaaaatacccccgGCGCCGTCTTTTGTTTGGCGGCTGTcttttaaaacagaaaaaaaaaattgacagcacCAAGTGTCAGTTGACACatcatcaaaagacaaaaaaaataaaaatacccaaaacacccctaaatataatatctgataaaataaaaaaacccaaCCACTCATTCAAAACCCAACCACCCATTCAAAACCAACCCATCACTGATCTAACCATCGCCGCCACCCGACCaccaccggaaaattttccggtcatcttctccgagtgaatgatgaccggaaaattttccggtcaccaAAATAAACGGATctgcagatctgttcctcaagaggaacagatcggcggatctgttcctcaagaacagatccgcgacggatctgttcttgaggaacagattcgGAAGATGgccggaaaaattttccggtcatcttcaatagagaagatgaccggaaaattttccggggGTGGTCGGGTGGGTGTGGTCCGGTCGGGTGGGGATGGTCCGGTCGGGTGTTGGGttcatcttttaatttagattgggttgatttatttattttgtctttttctaaattaaattgagggtattttaggtgtttgaaatttttaaggtataattctgacgtgtcagatgatatgacagtgtcagaattttttttttaaaatgtcagttgactgaaaaaacggcgccaggggtattttggtcatatttcgtccaaaaggggtttagtgagcgccgacacaaagtttagggggtttagcgcccgtttttaaacttcagggggtttagcgcccgtacccctaaagttgaggggccatgggtgattattagccttttttttctttcttttactcATTTAATCTGTTAAGTTTCTGTAGAAAAGGCATTTACTCATTTACTATATCAAAATGTAACCTCACAAAGATAACGATGCaatactaaaatgaaaaagCTAATGAGATCCTCATATTTCTATAATTAATATGTAAGTGTGCAATAATAATATAGCTTAAACTCAAAAAATTACCCAGAACACCCTTTGTTTCTTATCTTTTCTTTATTTCGTTTAATGAgccctctcattcattctcaccaaatagagaattTTGGTTAGTTCTCACCTTTTTCAaactacttattttaattaaattttataatttttttaatttacactTTCAACTTATATTAGTATTTGTTTAAGCTTATAACTCTACCTTTTTCAAACtacttattttataatataattattttaatttaaattgttatcagattttaatttatattaatatcttAATCTATTTATTAGATAAGTATTTAACAGTTGAGTTGTT is part of the Mercurialis annua linkage group LG3, ddMerAnnu1.2, whole genome shotgun sequence genome and encodes:
- the LOC126671292 gene encoding signal peptidase complex subunit 3B-like, with the protein product MHSFGYRANALLTFSVIILALMCAMASLSDNLNTPNPSAQIQVLNINWFQKQPHGNDEVSLTMNITADLQSLFTWNTKQVFVFLAAEYPTSKNALNQISLWDAIIPAKEQAKFWIQTANKYRFVDQGSNLRGKEFNFTLHWHVMPKTGKMFADKLVMSGYRLPQEYRRRT
- the LOC126674480 gene encoding putative invertase inhibitor → MSIPILFLILLLAVPTHQLSELITNTCEQTLYRELCIVELKTAPETVQELPKLTIFALKMAVLAGGEIEKRIGKISKSKEDKIIKQGLSDCTKIYQGVIAKLEDSMKAVATRDYVHVNKLVTASITDSQTCEDSFKKYGALQSPLTFYNTKFHQLCSILLTMSNLLTKDY